One Roseibium sp. HPY-6 genomic region harbors:
- a CDS encoding FAD-dependent oxidoreductase yields MTPSRVVIIGAGVAGTTAAFELRKQGFEGKVCLIGAEDHWPYNRTELSKNTGTPPNLLYSEEAFAEAEIEFRHGAMVRKIDRANKFVQLQTEDTIQYDRLLLATGARAAVPGVFRNLAVLRTRDDIDACFADLKSQDRLVIIGGGLIGTEIAATMVQRGFPVAIVEQQPRLLTRALPEEIAGRLQANLAEHGVDLHLGAKIASVDAQKVVIETGAEIQADRIILAIGARPDIDLAAGSGLSVDDGILVNDGLQTSDSAIYAAGDCCRFPAANGTMRLEAWQPAIDMGQLAARAMLGKTGSRRLLPSFWTDQLDLHVQSVGYADQDGKWLKRAGKSGSLIMFQLDGASRLQAAVGVGPGMSIGKDMRIAHHMITSEAVIDAADLESSKTSLKTLLKEASLCSTERH; encoded by the coding sequence ATGACGCCATCACGTGTTGTCATCATCGGCGCCGGCGTTGCCGGAACAACGGCAGCATTTGAACTGCGTAAACAGGGTTTTGAGGGGAAGGTATGCCTGATCGGAGCGGAAGACCATTGGCCGTATAACCGAACTGAACTGTCAAAAAACACAGGCACACCTCCAAATCTACTTTATTCCGAAGAAGCATTTGCAGAAGCCGAGATCGAGTTTCGGCACGGTGCCATGGTCCGGAAAATCGATCGGGCCAACAAGTTCGTCCAACTGCAAACTGAGGATACGATCCAATATGATCGACTGCTTCTGGCAACGGGAGCAAGAGCTGCGGTACCCGGTGTCTTTCGCAATCTTGCGGTGCTTCGCACCAGGGACGACATAGACGCTTGTTTTGCTGACCTGAAATCGCAAGACCGTTTGGTCATTATCGGTGGAGGTCTGATTGGCACGGAGATTGCCGCAACGATGGTGCAGCGCGGGTTTCCTGTCGCGATCGTCGAACAACAACCGCGCCTGCTGACGAGAGCCTTGCCGGAAGAGATCGCCGGACGGCTGCAGGCAAACCTTGCAGAGCATGGGGTGGACCTGCATCTGGGTGCGAAAATTGCTTCTGTCGACGCGCAAAAGGTCGTCATCGAAACGGGAGCGGAAATACAAGCGGACAGGATTATTCTGGCAATCGGCGCTCGTCCGGACATCGATCTGGCTGCCGGCTCCGGCTTGTCGGTGGATGATGGAATCCTGGTGAACGACGGTTTACAAACCTCAGATTCGGCGATTTACGCAGCCGGGGATTGTTGTCGTTTTCCAGCAGCAAATGGCACCATGCGCCTTGAAGCCTGGCAACCGGCGATTGACATGGGCCAACTCGCAGCCAGGGCAATGCTTGGGAAAACAGGCTCTCGCAGACTGCTGCCGAGCTTCTGGACGGATCAATTGGACCTGCATGTTCAATCGGTTGGTTATGCCGACCAGGATGGCAAGTGGCTTAAACGTGCAGGAAAATCGGGATCTCTGATCATGTTCCAGCTTGATGGCGCTTCGCGGCTTCAGGCTGCGGTGGGTGTAGGGCCCGGAATGAGTATCGGCAAAGATATGCGGATAGCGCACCACATGATTACGTCGGAAGCCGTCATCGACGCAGCAGATCTGGAGTCTTCCAAGACGTCGCTCAAAACACTACTGAAGGAAGCAAGTCTATGTTCAACCGAGCGTCATTGA
- a CDS encoding MocE family 2Fe-2S type ferredoxin, which translates to MMADWVRVCARDEIEPDDMLRFDHDGRTFVIYRTENDEFFASDGLCTHEQVHLEDGLLMDYVIECPKHNGRFDIRTGEGLGAPICEALATYNLRFEGEDVLVEIP; encoded by the coding sequence ATAATGGCAGACTGGGTGCGCGTTTGCGCGCGTGACGAAATTGAACCAGACGATATGCTTCGCTTCGATCATGATGGACGAACTTTCGTAATATATAGAACTGAAAATGACGAGTTCTTTGCTTCAGATGGCCTCTGCACCCACGAACAGGTTCATCTGGAGGACGGATTGTTGATGGACTATGTCATCGAGTGTCCCAAGCACAATGGGCGATTTGACATTCGGACAGGGGAAGGCTTGGGCGCCCCGATCTGCGAGGCTCTGGCGACCTATAATCTTCGTTTTGAGGGCGAAGATGTTCTTGTCGAAATACCATGA
- a CDS encoding PAS domain-containing protein, translated as MPKFSFFGSKSAKKTNENYAELWELLSRYAGVGLWDAVLVGGDPMAPESKWRWSREFRRLLGFGPDDFNGFPDIVSSWADRLHPEDVEPTFEAFGACLSDASGSTGYDVSYRLQMKNGSYRWFRAIGGVARGNSGVAERACGALIDIHAEKNFLERSALLDRFSGVGLWDAVLMNGDPMAAESKWQWSEEFRSLLGYDPHDVEGFPNVVGSWANRLHPDDVEPTFDAFGACLNDASGGTTYDTTYRLKVKDGSYRWFRAIGGVSRGNSGIAERACGSLIDIHEQKAAQLEAERQMKLHEKVGHVAASLSAEVGSSATNAARDVQAIASSTEELAASIADIANRVKQSADASAKASSNASETADIVQALGTSVERIGEVLQLIDGIAEQTNLLALNATIEAARAGEAGKGFAVVASEVKQLASQSAQATQEIAGQINEIQAEASKAVIAIKDITEVTTFAQEIASGISDAVAQQDEATQEIARSVQLVSEQTSQVSSTIEIKTEDIQSSLNELSSTATAR; from the coding sequence ATGCCCAAGTTTTCATTCTTTGGATCAAAGAGCGCCAAAAAAACTAATGAAAACTATGCTGAGCTTTGGGAGCTATTGAGCCGTTACGCTGGTGTCGGGTTGTGGGACGCAGTGCTTGTAGGTGGTGATCCCATGGCGCCTGAGAGTAAGTGGCGCTGGTCACGCGAGTTCAGAAGGCTTCTCGGATTTGGTCCAGACGACTTCAATGGATTTCCTGACATTGTAAGCTCTTGGGCGGACCGTTTGCATCCGGAAGACGTGGAGCCGACATTTGAAGCGTTTGGTGCATGTCTTTCCGACGCCTCCGGCAGTACCGGCTATGACGTCTCTTATCGCTTGCAAATGAAAAACGGCTCTTATCGTTGGTTTCGTGCCATTGGTGGTGTCGCTCGCGGGAACTCCGGTGTCGCAGAGCGCGCCTGTGGCGCGTTAATTGACATTCACGCAGAGAAGAATTTCTTGGAAAGATCTGCTCTTCTAGATCGCTTTTCTGGTGTAGGTCTTTGGGATGCGGTTTTGATGAACGGCGACCCAATGGCTGCGGAAAGCAAATGGCAGTGGTCAGAAGAGTTCCGGTCGCTTTTGGGCTATGATCCCCATGATGTTGAAGGATTTCCGAATGTGGTTGGGTCTTGGGCCAATCGATTGCACCCTGATGATGTTGAACCAACCTTTGATGCCTTCGGAGCGTGTTTGAATGACGCATCGGGTGGCACTACTTATGACACGACCTATCGTCTTAAGGTGAAAGACGGCTCCTATCGCTGGTTCCGAGCAATCGGCGGCGTTTCACGTGGCAACTCCGGGATTGCGGAGCGCGCTTGCGGCTCTCTTATCGATATCCATGAACAAAAAGCCGCCCAACTCGAAGCAGAGCGTCAAATGAAACTGCACGAGAAAGTCGGGCACGTTGCTGCATCATTGTCAGCGGAAGTTGGCTCTTCCGCAACCAATGCAGCGCGAGATGTTCAGGCAATTGCGTCTTCTACCGAAGAGCTCGCCGCATCGATTGCTGACATAGCAAATCGTGTTAAGCAATCTGCAGATGCATCAGCAAAAGCGTCGAGCAACGCGAGCGAAACAGCTGACATAGTTCAAGCGCTTGGAACGTCCGTAGAAAGAATTGGTGAAGTACTCCAACTCATCGACGGAATTGCAGAACAGACAAACCTTCTTGCCTTAAATGCCACTATCGAAGCCGCAAGAGCGGGCGAAGCAGGAAAAGGATTTGCTGTTGTAGCCAGCGAAGTAAAGCAGCTCGCAAGTCAATCTGCTCAAGCAACGCAGGAAATTGCCGGTCAGATAAATGAAATACAGGCTGAAGCAAGCAAAGCAGTGATCGCGATTAAAGATATTACAGAAGTCACTACATTTGCCCAAGAAATTGCATCGGGCATTTCTGACGCCGTTGCACAGCAAGATGAGGCAACTCAAGAAATCGCTCGAAGCGTACAGCTAGTTTCGGAGCAAACCAGCCAAGTATCGAGCACAATCGAGATTAAAACAGAAGATATTCAATCAAGCTTAAATGAACTAAGCAGCACAGCGACGGCGAGATAG
- a CDS encoding 3-methyl-2-oxobutanoate hydroxymethyltransferase translates to MLRVESLEEAEAASKAGIDMASAPEALVAHRSFRDAAPDLFTVIGEDFWVAGHGHDYIRWAYKAYSTGADAVYCCASPKTIGLMTDDGLPVCGHLGLIPQKMTWTGGFKAVGKDLPTAELLVDQLRQLETAGAFAAEVEVVPGEVARVLTENTDILMISMGSGDGCDGQYLYTCDVLGENTGHVPRHSKVYRNFAAERQRLQESRIEAFKEYRSDVIQGKYPEPRHVVGSDPEISLQVVELLKKDR, encoded by the coding sequence ATGCTGCGCGTTGAAAGTCTTGAAGAGGCCGAAGCCGCCTCCAAAGCTGGAATCGACATGGCATCAGCGCCGGAAGCCCTCGTCGCGCACCGCAGCTTTAGGGACGCGGCCCCCGATCTGTTCACAGTCATTGGAGAGGATTTCTGGGTCGCAGGCCATGGACACGACTATATACGATGGGCATATAAGGCCTACAGCACGGGCGCGGATGCGGTCTATTGCTGTGCATCACCCAAAACAATCGGCCTTATGACAGACGACGGCCTGCCTGTTTGCGGGCATCTCGGCCTGATCCCACAGAAGATGACATGGACCGGCGGCTTCAAAGCCGTCGGCAAAGATTTGCCGACGGCTGAGCTGTTGGTCGATCAGTTGCGTCAACTGGAAACAGCCGGAGCATTTGCAGCAGAAGTCGAGGTTGTCCCAGGCGAAGTTGCGCGTGTATTGACGGAAAATACCGATATCCTAATGATATCGATGGGCTCCGGGGACGGGTGTGATGGTCAATATCTGTATACGTGCGATGTCCTTGGGGAGAACACGGGACACGTTCCAAGACACTCCAAGGTGTATCGAAACTTTGCTGCAGAACGACAACGACTGCAGGAGAGTCGAATTGAGGCCTTTAAAGAGTATAGAAGCGACGTGATTCAGGGCAAATACCCTGAACCCCGCCACGTGGTCGGATCGGATCCTGAAATCTCATTGCAGGTGGTTGAACTTTTGAAGAAAGACCGTTAA